AGTCCTCCGCCAGTCCGCCGGTGGCCTGCCACAATTCGGCGGACAGCGCGAAGCAGGCACCGGTCAGCCACTGCTCGTGACGGTGCCCGGGGATCAACACGGCCCGCGGTGAGCGGGTGGCGCCATCGGTCAGGTCAACGCGGTAGCCGTAGAAGGCCGGATGATCATCGGCGTCGACGATCATCGGCGCGACCAACGCCATCGGATCGGCCTGCGCGCGGGACACCAGCGCCTCCAGCTGATCCGGGGCGATGGTCGCGTCCGGGTTCAGGACCACGAGCGTGCGGGCTCCTGCATCCAGGGCCGCCTGCACGCCCCGGTTGACGCCAGCGCCGAAGCCCAGGTTGCTTTCCGGCAGGACGGTCGCCCAGCCGTACGCCTCAGCCAGTCGGACCACCGTGGCTCGTTCGGCGGGTGTGGAGGCATTGTCCACAACCACGATCTGCGGAGCAGCGGGCTCACGTCCAATGGGGGCCAGGTTCGTCTCCAGCAAGGCGTGCGAACCGTAGTTGACGACTATGACGGCGGCGCTAGAGAGGTCTGCCATGCCTGAAGTGTCTTCTCAATCGGTGTCCTATCGGATACTTGCGGCCAAGACTCGGCGGCCGCCTGCCTGCGCCGATGGTACTATCCCGGCGCCGCGCGCAAGTTCCTAGCGTGCTGCACCGTCATAACGCCGCAGAACCTTGACTTCGACCGAGTTACTGCGTCACTGCCAATCGATGGGAGCTCACGCGTGCCCGCCTTACCGATCAGCCTCGATGTGACGGTGTGCACCTACAAGCGTCCCGAGCGGGTAAGCGCCCTGGTTCCGCAGTTGCTCGCGCAGGTGCGGGACTTGGAGGGGGTCGATGCGCGGGTGGTGGTTGTCGACAACGACGCCGCAGGCTCTGCTCGTGATCGCCTGACCGAGGGCCCGGCGGACGCGCGCGTGCATGTGGTGGTCGAGCCCTCCCCGGGGCTGTCCGCGGCCCGCAACCGCGCCCTGGATGAGGCCGCCGGGCGGGACCTGCTGGTATTCATCGACGACGACGAGGCGCCGGGGGAGGGCTGGCTGGCCGCACTCGTGGAGGCGTACGCGACCTACCGGGATACCGGCGCCGTCGCGGTGACCGGGCCGGTGGAGTCGGTCTTCGCCGTCGAGCCGGAGCCGTGGGTGGCGGCCGCGCCCGTATTCGCCCGCGCACGCCGGGCCACCGGCACCCGGCTGCGCAGCGCCGCCACCAACAACCTG
This genomic stretch from Actinomyces qiguomingii harbors:
- a CDS encoding glycosyltransferase, coding for MADLSSAAVIVVNYGSHALLETNLAPIGREPAAPQIVVVDNASTPAERATVVRLAEAYGWATVLPESNLGFGAGVNRGVQAALDAGARTLVVLNPDATIAPDQLEALVSRAQADPMALVAPMIVDADDHPAFYGYRVDLTDGATRSPRAVLIPGHRHEQWLTGACFALSAELWQATGGLAEDYFLYWEDVDFSLRVLHAGGRLLNDTTIVARHIEGGTQRPASTASPAADGAAASSAAQTQEPSPRPRRRARGGQRHSATYYYWNVRNRLLLGARWARRQELSRWVRRTPQESWRILLRGGRRQILAHPTTTLVPAVRGAIDGLRLVHRERFTQQERSNRADDR
- a CDS encoding glycosyltransferase family 2 protein, encoding MPALPISLDVTVCTYKRPERVSALVPQLLAQVRDLEGVDARVVVVDNDAAGSARDRLTEGPADARVHVVVEPSPGLSAARNRALDEAAGRDLLVFIDDDEAPGEGWLAALVEAYATYRDTGAVAVTGPVESVFAVEPEPWVAAAPVFARARRATGTRLRSAATNNLLLDMTAVRRLALRFDPRFAFTGGEDTFFTRALTAHAGEIVWCDQAVVTETVPPERACRQWVLTRARRNAETWAWVRLLDEHGWRRAGRRMEFTARGAALWLIGTARALMVRGDDAARQARRAQHEHRAAGGRGILRATLLGPRTAPYAR